One window of the Pyrinomonadaceae bacterium genome contains the following:
- a CDS encoding Calx-beta domain-containing protein, with protein MTRSRAQSPPTTYTITDLGTFGGTESKAFAINSCGQVAGYATDAGGSKRPFFRPANTLIDLGVLSGDGTATSLNNSGYVVGSSPTLTPTDRAFIWHDDNGNNANDPGEMKQLLPVGAAGSADDINDNGKVVGWVMTAGSSGGTGGFNAFAWENNTFQFISGTPAPSSPLAHGINNAGTIVGENSDAIRGWVLRNGVFTTIGLFPTANDQGRSVAYEVSEGEHVVGTAAFNFSSTHAFVWTDANGLKDLGTLIGMTNSIAYNVAIVNSLVQVVGASYIGVDEAGPTARAFVWQDLNNDGDGNGVEDVGEMKYLWDLIPAADQANWAGLQQARSINSSGQIVGFGLKTNGETHAFLLTPPSGPPSACLPNVSVSVSPSAINEDAAGTLTYTFTRSITTGSPLTVNFSTTGTANGSDYGISHSGTVTIPANQQSATVVVDPTTDSTFEANETVILTTTAGPGYNVGTPSSATGTINNDDTTNVSVAVSPANTPEDGATNLVYTFTRNSTFGSLTVNFSVAGTAALNTDYGQTGAASFTSSTGTVTFADGSSTAAVTINPNTDAAVEPDETVSLTVTTGSGYNVGSPSAAEGTISNDDTNVSVAVSPTPVTENGAPNLVYTFTRTGVTTGALTVNFSVSGTADAADYGQTGATTFAPPTGTVIFAAGSPTATVTVDPTADSTVEPDETLTLTLAAGANYNVGSPNSATGTITNDDADVSVTVSPSSVAESGSDSLFYTFTRAGVMTDALTVNFSVAGTAIFNTDYTQSGAATFSSSAGTVTLPAGSGSATVTLVPTPDFIDEGDETVILTVTTGTGYNVGSPGSQQGTITDDDPTPTIQITDVTAPEPSSPTSFVFTVSLTNPSASQIDLNYTTATTGATTPATGGAGCTPGIDYGDAAATLSFAPGETSKQINVTVCSDSTLEPDETFFVNLSGNTNSTLPPGTRGIGTITPQVPVLWTEVAGPSCPSGTCLAAIDSVTFVRGPFRLTNEWNLTPSDRATRIILFTSNLGMTNANLASGILSVHINGSAIPLANIENVGTVTGVSGMDASYVIVKLPASLPPGSNTITVNMGSVASNVAVLSIIP; from the coding sequence ATGACGCGATCGCGCGCTCAAAGTCCACCAACGACTTACACGATCACGGACCTCGGCACCTTTGGCGGCACGGAATCTAAAGCTTTTGCGATTAACTCCTGTGGCCAAGTGGCCGGCTATGCAACAGATGCGGGTGGTTCGAAGAGACCGTTCTTTCGCCCGGCGAACACCCTCATTGACCTGGGTGTGCTGTCCGGCGACGGCACCGCGACCAGCTTGAACAACTCCGGCTACGTCGTCGGCAGTTCACCGACTCTCACTCCCACGGATCGTGCCTTTATTTGGCACGACGATAACGGTAATAACGCGAACGATCCCGGTGAAATGAAACAGCTGCTCCCAGTCGGTGCAGCCGGTTCAGCGGATGATATCAACGATAACGGCAAAGTAGTCGGATGGGTCATGACCGCAGGCTCCAGCGGCGGCACCGGTGGTTTTAACGCATTTGCCTGGGAAAATAATACGTTTCAATTTATCTCAGGCACACCCGCGCCCAGTTCTCCGTTGGCACACGGCATTAACAATGCGGGAACCATCGTGGGTGAGAATAGTGACGCGATTCGCGGTTGGGTCCTGCGCAATGGCGTTTTCACCACCATCGGCCTATTTCCTACCGCCAACGACCAGGGGAGAAGCGTGGCGTACGAGGTCTCGGAAGGGGAGCATGTGGTTGGCACCGCTGCGTTTAACTTTAGCAGCACGCATGCGTTTGTGTGGACCGACGCCAACGGCTTGAAAGATTTAGGCACGTTGATCGGAATGACGAACAGCATCGCCTACAACGTCGCGATCGTTAACTCGTTGGTGCAGGTGGTCGGAGCTTCGTACATCGGAGTAGATGAAGCCGGGCCAACCGCTCGGGCATTCGTTTGGCAGGACTTGAACAACGACGGCGATGGCAACGGAGTCGAAGATGTTGGCGAAATGAAGTATCTGTGGGATCTGATTCCCGCAGCGGACCAAGCAAACTGGGCGGGGCTGCAACAGGCTCGTTCCATCAACAGCAGCGGTCAAATCGTAGGTTTCGGCCTGAAGACTAACGGCGAGACGCATGCGTTTCTGTTGACGCCGCCCAGTGGTCCGCCGTCAGCATGCTTGCCGAACGTGAGCGTTTCCGTGTCGCCATCGGCGATCAACGAAGATGCGGCCGGCACGCTGACTTACACATTCACGCGCTCGATCACGACCGGCAGTCCGCTAACGGTGAACTTCTCGACGACCGGTACAGCCAACGGCAGCGATTACGGTATCTCGCACAGTGGAACTGTAACGATTCCGGCTAACCAGCAGAGTGCAACCGTAGTTGTCGATCCGACGACAGATTCGACATTCGAAGCGAACGAGACGGTGATACTGACAACCACCGCGGGGCCCGGCTACAACGTCGGTACGCCCAGTTCGGCAACCGGCACAATCAATAACGATGACACGACCAATGTCAGTGTCGCAGTTTCACCCGCAAACACTCCTGAAGATGGTGCGACGAATTTGGTTTACACCTTTACGCGCAACTCCACCTTCGGCAGCCTGACGGTAAACTTCTCCGTAGCCGGAACCGCCGCCCTAAACACTGACTACGGTCAAACGGGCGCGGCAAGTTTTACATCGTCCACTGGCACAGTCACCTTCGCGGACGGCAGCTCTACCGCAGCGGTTACGATCAACCCGAACACCGACGCAGCCGTCGAACCCGACGAAACTGTCAGCCTTACGGTTACCACCGGCTCTGGTTACAACGTCGGTAGTCCAAGTGCCGCCGAGGGCACGATCTCTAATGACGACACGAACGTGAGCGTAGCGGTGTCGCCGACACCTGTGACTGAGAACGGCGCGCCAAATCTGGTTTACACATTTACGCGCACGGGCGTCACGACAGGGGCGCTGACGGTAAACTTCTCCGTAAGCGGAACAGCCGACGCTGCTGACTATGGTCAGACGGGTGCGACTACTTTCGCCCCGCCTACCGGTACAGTAATCTTCGCCGCCGGCAGCCCGACAGCGACAGTAACTGTCGATCCAACCGCAGACTCAACAGTGGAACCCGATGAAACATTAACTCTGACACTGGCCGCCGGCGCTAACTACAACGTCGGTAGTCCAAATTCCGCCACGGGCACCATCACTAACGACGACGCGGACGTCAGCGTAACGGTGTCGCCATCGTCCGTCGCTGAGAGCGGCTCCGATAGTCTGTTTTACACGTTCACCCGTGCAGGTGTGATGACGGACGCTTTGACCGTGAACTTCTCAGTCGCGGGTACCGCTATCTTTAATACCGACTACACTCAATCAGGAGCCGCGACTTTCAGCTCATCAGCTGGAACTGTGACGTTGCCGGCCGGCAGCGGCTCTGCCACCGTAACTCTCGTTCCGACTCCTGATTTCATCGACGAAGGCGACGAGACAGTGATCCTGACTGTTACGACCGGAACCGGCTATAACGTTGGCAGTCCCGGCTCACAACAGGGCACCATTACCGATGACGATCCGACGCCGACGATTCAGATCACAGATGTGACCGCGCCTGAGCCGAGCTCGCCGACGTCATTCGTTTTCACAGTTAGCCTTACTAATCCGAGTGCGAGTCAAATCGACCTTAACTACACCACCGCTACGACCGGGGCAACTACTCCGGCCACCGGCGGCGCTGGTTGCACTCCAGGAATTGATTACGGGGACGCGGCCGCCACACTGTCGTTCGCACCCGGTGAAACGTCCAAACAGATTAACGTGACCGTCTGCAGCGACAGCACGCTTGAACCGGACGAAACCTTCTTTGTGAACCTGAGCGGCAACACGAATTCCACCTTGCCGCCCGGCACGAGAGGCATCGGGACGATAACTCCGCAGGTGCCGGTCCTTTGGACCGAAGTTGCCGGCCCCAGTTGTCCGAGCGGCACGTGTCTCGCTGCCATCGATTCCGTAACGTTTGTACGCGGACCTTTCAGACTTACGAACGAATGGAACCTGACGCCCAGCGACCGCGCGACCCGAATCATTCTGTTCACTTCGAATCTGGGAATGACTAACGCGAACCTGGCGAGCGGCATCCTCTCGGTTCACATCAACGGTTCGGCAATACCGCTGGCGAACATCGAGAATGTGGGAACGGTTACCGGAGTCTCAGGAATGGATGCGTCGTATGTCATCGTGAAGCTCCCGGCCAGCTTGCCGCCGGGGTCGAACACCATAACGGTGAATATGGGCAGCGTCGCAAGCAACGTAGCGGTTCTAAGTATCATCCCCTAA
- a CDS encoding matrixin family metalloprotease, which translates to MIRRAPGIVILLVAVTAALIPSPASSSPESLEAARPGAHRWVRNPLIVSFSSSLSVPSSNIKAGSDVAGALRQALQSWAAVADVQFFETASSAETISPPAEGDGINLISISSANASLFESSDAPARTRVFHDSGGAIVEADIALNPTTQFSTDGTVGTYDLESTFAHEIGHLLGLEHSAVIGATMQPRQARNGTYDRPAFSQRTLSDDDAAQARALYGPTGASIAGRVMKNTAGRARTIFGAHFFAEDVASGRVVASSVSSASGQYRIEGLRAGVYRVFAQPLGGPVTATDLGASGRTLGLTATTPAFRSFVASNSTPSLSLNVSSSANLKLSFAVFSVGPELTPRLIGMNGELSTAPLPVRPGETFTIYVAGEGIDDVSLEGISFSSSYIRIIPESLRDTGFEVSYPVMAFDVTVDGRIQPGDYTIRLQSRGGELAFLPGAISIEGP; encoded by the coding sequence ATGATCCGCAGAGCACCCGGCATCGTTATCCTCCTGGTCGCAGTCACGGCGGCGCTGATCCCTTCGCCTGCATCCTCATCACCCGAATCTTTGGAAGCTGCGCGGCCCGGCGCGCATCGCTGGGTGCGCAACCCCCTCATCGTTTCGTTTTCGAGTTCGTTGAGTGTGCCGTCGTCAAACATTAAGGCGGGCAGCGACGTCGCGGGCGCGCTGCGGCAAGCGTTGCAAAGCTGGGCTGCGGTTGCCGACGTACAATTCTTCGAGACTGCCTCGAGCGCCGAAACAATCAGCCCGCCGGCTGAAGGCGACGGGATCAATCTGATCTCCATCTCGAGCGCGAACGCGTCGCTGTTTGAATCATCAGACGCGCCCGCACGGACGCGCGTGTTTCATGATTCAGGAGGCGCAATCGTTGAAGCCGACATCGCGTTGAATCCGACCACGCAGTTCTCGACCGACGGAACAGTAGGCACTTACGATTTGGAATCGACGTTCGCTCATGAGATTGGCCACTTGCTTGGCCTTGAACACTCAGCGGTCATCGGCGCGACAATGCAGCCGCGCCAGGCCAGGAACGGCACCTATGATCGGCCGGCGTTCAGTCAGCGCACTTTGTCGGACGACGACGCAGCGCAAGCACGCGCTCTCTATGGCCCGACGGGCGCATCGATTGCCGGACGAGTGATGAAAAACACAGCGGGTCGCGCGCGCACCATCTTCGGCGCGCACTTCTTCGCGGAAGATGTGGCCAGCGGCCGCGTCGTGGCGAGCAGCGTCAGCTCGGCTTCAGGTCAGTATCGGATCGAAGGCTTGCGCGCCGGCGTCTACCGCGTCTTCGCGCAGCCGCTCGGCGGACCCGTCACCGCGACAGACCTTGGCGCGAGCGGCAGAACGCTTGGTTTGACGGCCACCACGCCGGCGTTTCGTAGTTTTGTCGCGAGTAACTCAACGCCGTCGCTATCGCTGAACGTCAGTTCTAGTGCAAATCTGAAGTTGAGCTTCGCAGTTTTTTCAGTCGGGCCGGAGTTAACACCGCGACTGATCGGGATGAACGGCGAATTGTCCACGGCGCCTTTACCTGTGCGACCCGGTGAGACATTCACGATCTATGTCGCGGGTGAAGGTATCGACGATGTTTCCCTCGAAGGAATTTCGTTCAGCTCGTCCTATATCCGCATTATTCCTGAATCGTTGCGCGATACCGGCTTCGAGGTGAGTTATCCGGTGATGGCCTTTGACGTTACTGTCGATGGACGTATTCAGCCGGGCGACTACACGATTCGCCTGCAATCGCGCGGCGGGGAACTCGCTTTTTTGCCCGGGGCGATCTCCATCGAAGGCCCCTGA
- a CDS encoding glycosyltransferase family 1 protein, translated as MRIGLDGYPLVWPKTGVAHYTFELAQELSRLAPQHSFDLIAPAAYPPEVSEQVNQIPNLAAVTLQTNLITRRWWAIGLPAYVRRVKLDLFHGTNYEVPLRNRERNVLTVHDLSIFSHSETHDKRMATRGRRRLRIMIRSAARIITPTEAVKHELIERFQMNPDIIAVTPEAPRIAFRPMPAGQTAEVKQRLGIADDFILCVGTIEPRKNLLTLVSAFAELLRNTAHQPQLVIAGPKGWLTAEFDRVVAETNFGERLRLIGYVGDEDLRALYSSCKAFVAPSLYEGFGLPPLEAMACGAPVIASRIAAHVETLGAHAHLVEPTDARALAKVIATLLENQNERNRLSRSGIEHAARFTWEETAKLTLKVYEGLLGKTLRA; from the coding sequence ATGCGGATTGGATTGGATGGCTATCCTCTGGTTTGGCCCAAAACGGGCGTCGCACACTATACGTTTGAGCTGGCTCAGGAGCTTTCGCGGCTCGCACCGCAGCATTCGTTTGACCTGATTGCACCGGCGGCCTACCCGCCCGAAGTCTCAGAGCAGGTCAACCAGATTCCGAATCTTGCGGCCGTTACTCTCCAGACGAATCTCATCACTCGCCGTTGGTGGGCGATCGGTTTGCCGGCTTACGTGCGGCGCGTCAAACTCGACCTCTTCCACGGAACGAATTATGAAGTTCCGCTTCGCAATCGCGAACGCAACGTTCTGACGGTGCACGACCTTTCGATCTTCAGCCACTCCGAGACGCACGACAAACGAATGGCGACCCGCGGGCGCCGGCGACTGCGAATCATGATCCGCTCTGCGGCGCGCATCATCACGCCGACCGAAGCCGTAAAGCACGAACTGATCGAGCGATTCCAAATGAACCCGGACATCATTGCCGTCACCCCGGAAGCTCCACGTATAGCCTTTCGGCCTATGCCCGCAGGTCAAACCGCCGAGGTAAAACAACGGCTAGGCATCGCGGATGATTTCATCCTGTGCGTGGGAACGATTGAGCCGCGCAAAAATCTTCTCACCCTCGTGAGCGCCTTCGCAGAGTTGCTGCGAAACACTGCGCACCAGCCGCAACTGGTTATTGCCGGACCAAAAGGATGGCTGACTGCTGAATTCGATCGCGTTGTCGCGGAAACAAATTTCGGCGAACGGCTGCGCTTGATCGGCTACGTCGGCGACGAAGATTTGCGCGCGCTTTATTCATCGTGCAAAGCGTTTGTCGCTCCTTCGTTGTACGAAGGGTTTGGCCTGCCGCCGCTTGAAGCCATGGCCTGCGGCGCGCCGGTAATCGCCAGTCGCATCGCGGCGCACGTTGAAACTCTCGGCGCCCACGCCCATCTGGTTGAGCCGACGGACGCACGCGCTCTGGCGAAGGTCATAGCCACGCTGCTTGAGAACCAAAACGAGCGCAACCGGCTGTCCCGATCCGGCATCGAACATGCCGCGCGGTTCACCTGGGAAGAGACGGCGAAATTAACGTTAAAGGTTTACGAGGGGCTGCTCGGAAAAACATTACGCGCGTGA